The Taeniopygia guttata chromosome 31, bTaeGut7.mat, whole genome shotgun sequence genomic sequence GCTCTCCCCCACCACCATTAGCAGTTTCAGGCCTCCCAAGGACTCCTGtaactcccttttccccaccaaTATCGctctttagctgaagttgctgacaaggaccagccctgaaacaccaaaatgggtttgttgtttatttctcGGGTCCTCAGCCCTGCGTGGGACTcggtaagtgggtgctgcagaggctccggcaaggcatcaaaaacgccggccccaCACCCAATGGTGGCGCGagatctcctccagctccggcctgtccgcagggtgcttggccaaacaccatcggatcaggtgctggagctctggggagagaagccagaaagcgccGGTCACCGCCAgaagtctcctgcccagctgcccccgtcacccgcggggcccgggccgtgccgcgAGCGCTCTGGGCCGTGCCGGGCTCCCGACCGGCTCAGCCCCGCGCGggagagcggcacggcgggacgcggccgcctcctccggccgcccgtgccgcgctgaccccgtcggCACGGGCCCCTCCTGCGGCCGGCCCGTGAGGGCAGATCCACGTCCCTggagctgcgtgagggccgcgccgggcgtgCGCCGCCACTGCCAAAGCCCGCCGgcttgaggccggacacccacctggagagagctgccGCCGGAAGAAGAGCTTCCCCAGCACGATGGCTTggtcgtcctggaaggggaggctgccgcagaccatgacgtacagcagcacgcccagggaccagatgatggccgcgtggccgtggtagcAACCCAGCCAGgtccactcgggcgggctgtacaCGCACGTTCCTAGGAgagacaggcggcgctggccgggcgcaggctgctgccttccagagcctggcaccagcctcctgaccgaggcaggggctgcgcCCGCGGCCACAGCTTCCCCCCCGAGGCCACCCTgcgtcccccagccagctggccAAAAGCAGGAaaccattccgcaaggccaagaaggccggcagagcagcccaggcccttgtgggcccgctgagcccaGGGGCCGGGAGCCGCTTTTGCCGCCCCCTCTCTCGTCAGGGCCGGCAGCCGcctcctggggcacggcatccgccccgtgccaaagggcagccggctgaaggccgcgGCCcgggagggaacggggccgtgcagcgcctggcaccgggagcagggcccaggccatgggctcaccggcaaagTCCGtgaaggcccgctcctggaggaaggtgccgcAACCGAAGTCAATGAGCTTCAGGTCGCTgctctccgggtccacgaggaggttctccggcttgatgtcccggtgcaggacgccgcaggcggtgcagtgccgcacggcctccagcacctggcagaaaagccagcacgcctgctcctcgcacaggaacccctggtcctgctcctgcaggaactcCAGGAGATCCCGTGATGCCCCCGGACGCTCCAGCACCAGGATGAAGCTATCcggcagctcaaaccagtcgagcagctggatgatgttctggcagccagagcccaccttctccatcagcaccacctccaagggcacgcgggtgccgtcgggctgtgaggaggagaaaatcagtccCTgcggcaggtgctgctgctgctgctgctgcaggctggggctgcgctgcgccctgcccgggatgccccagtgccccctgccgcagcctccctggcgcttgcgcttcctcccgcccgggggatgctcggggctgcccctgcccggccccggcaccgctgttcggcgtgcccaggcccgcggggctgcggctccgcacgctgagcccgccccgggattctccctgcccgccacgccccgctctgtcccgctggccccgctcgctcaccagctcgtcccactgcaggacgctctcccgggccacgcgtttgagggccacctgcgagccatggggagaggagggctgagctccagccctgcccctccccgccgctgcccctccgcccaggcccggccgtcgcggccactcaccgggctgccgtccgagaggcggatgcccgagaagacggtgccgaagccgccgctgcccagctgcgggcccaGCAGGTAccgctcctgccgctgcctcctttgccctgcggccaagagcgagccatcagccttgcgcccaggacCCGCCCCTcccgcaagtgcccgcgagtggagcgggccgggccccgcgggccgccgcgctctcacccgcttcctgctgcgcgccgggcagcggccaccgccctgcagccgccgggctggcgagcggcagagccgggccggggcagcgcgcacaggcggctgcggcagccccgggccagcggggcagggcggcaccggcgctgtccccggcgtcgtgggctggactctgctcctgccgacggccggggctgcagcccgaggcttggcacgGGGGAGACCCAGGAGcggctgcaaagcagacagggcgtTTTCAAGCCGGgccatcggaggcactggaaacagacAGCGActgggctgctctcagggggcctggcctggcctggccgcgcccctccagagccccggcggagcctcaggcagctcctcagaagatctcacctgctactagaaagccCTTCGCGGCACTCgagggctgtctcggggcagcttcctgcagatggaggaacctctgAAGGCTCGTCTCCACCACCAGGCTCGGGCTGttgccagctggcagaaccggcacagcgtcctggctgtcctggccgctgtgggatgaccacagctggctccaggactcTTGCTGCCCcgtcagctgctcctgagcaggctcccccacatcgggctgggctcccatttggacttgtgggctttcctCTGCCATGTCAAGGGTCAGGATTGCGCCC encodes the following:
- the LOC140681050 gene encoding serine/threonine-protein kinase pim-1-like yields the protein MGRAGAMGDGDVLPDGTRVPLEVVLMEKVGSGCQNIIQLLDWFELPDSFILVLERPGASRDLLEFLQEQDQGFLCEEQACWLFCQVLEAVRHCTACGVLHRDIKPENLLVDPESSDLKLIDFGCGTFLQERAFTDFAGGGCRP